CCCTGTAGCCGGTAACGAGGCTAGGTGTAACTCCATTACTGTAGATATTCCCGTAGCCAGGTTTCCTGTTGTAGTATCCATAACCTAAATGGTACGCTCCTTGGTAGTATGGGTTGTTGTAACCGGTATAGGAGTTTAGTCCGCCGTTTCCGCCATAGCCGCCATAACCACCGTAGCCGTTGTAGCCACTGTAACCACTGTAACCTCCGAGGCCGCTGTCGTAGCCACCATAGCCGCTGTTGTAACCGCCGGGGCCTGCTCCTGGGTAGCCACCGTAGCCCTGGTAACCTTTGTAGCCGTTGTACCCGAGCGAGTTGCTGTAGCCGCCGCCGAGGCCCTGGTTGTAGTTGTCGAGCAGTCCGTACCCAGTTATTCCGGAACCGGAACTGCCATAACCGCCGTAACCTCCCGAGTAGCCGAGGTCTGAGAATGCATGCATGCATTTGTGAAAAATAGttcaaataataatagaaaaataaacaactgTAAGAATGAAGATGGAAACAAATGTTATGAAAAATCAGATTGGAAAAGATCTTATTGACTTGACCAAAGCAAGGTTTCAAGACATAGGGCCCTTAGGCCCCTggtctaataacaccataaaatatagttattctTAGTTACCTAATAGGATGTTGACTgcatttaattgtattatttgttttacaagggggcaaagttgttgtttagtcgttaatactaatattgatacccgagcaagcaaaatattccaaaatgGACTGTTGAGCGTTGATAGAgttttaaggcacgagggttaaacaaactgccACCTAGAGAAAACACATTTTTCACCTCACcaagaaaaaaataactgtaaaatatcaaacaaaatcaaatcaattcaaaattaatgttattaaatatttatcattcaaaatcatcatttaaattctaccagccaatataaggaaacaactctaaaattttcatttgattactttgggataaaataaaatgtaactttctcatcagttttgaAAGTACCAACAGTAGTTTTTGAAATACCAAtgtcacaccatgcatgaaataaagcactagAACATTAAGGTGCTGTAGGTTCAGTGTTGAAGGTTCGTATTCTTTTcgcactctcactgagcgtaagcgtaagcgagatggatgtacgtgctcgggaccgcggattcCACGTTTTGAATTGTAATTTGTTGTaggtaagttaaaaaaaaccgggcaagtgcgagtcggactcgcgcacgaagagttccgtaccattatttataaaaacggcaaaaaaaaatatgtttgtattATGAgggcccccttaaatatttattttattcagtttttagtagttgttgttatagcggcaacagaaatacatcatctgtgaaaatttcaactgtctagctatcacggttcatgacatacagcctggtgacagacggacggacggacagcgaagtctcagtaatagggtcctgtttgaccctttgggtacggaaccctaaaaagataagaGTAATGagttccattaaaaaaaattgcacatttttcattttttttttattaaatttaatcagattgCGCGAAAATGTGTACCGTCTGGGCTGTCCTTCGAAAAttgccaaaatatttatttaatcagatGATCATATTTATatcctataataataaagataaaagctaaaaaatatatttgcgaGAATAAGGTTTATCGTTATTACTGTGAGATTGCACAATACTCCAAATAGGTAACTACGAACATTCGTtctttaagacgaaagtggaggacccgcgcgaaatcgcctttttatatgaacgtagtcctcattttcctcttaacattattcaaaatattttgacaaaatttgttgtatattaatcACAGCTATGCCACtacctacgtttgatttttttcgaatttttaataattattataagagttaggaagaacattaaaaaaattgtatgaaaactgttttgacccaaatttttacaataatcgaaaaatttaaaaaagtaaaacgtGGCTTAgtaaacatcaaattatgtaatagttatttacgatacaagtgcgaaaaataggaaattcgtaacgagtggcgataaattaaaacacgaccgaagggagtgttttaaatcgacacgagtcacgaattaactattcgcacttgtatcgtacaacgttttacagtacatatgaccctttacattttcgatatagttacataatgtgctaatttacgcattagtgcggtaaagtagcaccatatgtactgtaaaaataattttcataaggtaaatatccagagagcaaaatggggactacgtttgtatggagaagtgtCCGTCCCCTTTTCTCTTAATGTAT
This portion of the Cydia pomonella isolate Wapato2018A chromosome 7, ilCydPomo1, whole genome shotgun sequence genome encodes:
- the LOC133520034 gene encoding uncharacterized protein LOC133520034, translated to MDFVRLTFMCGVLASALAAPASVAQVQDTAVPASEAGVDDRTATDLKTAASSTYLGYSGGYGGYGSSGSGITGYGLLDNYNQGLGGGYSNSLGYNGYKGYQGYGGYPGAGPGGYNSGYGGYDSGLGGYSGYSGYNGYGGYGGYGGNGGLNSYTGYNNPYYQGAYHLGYGYYNRKPGYGNIYSNGVTPSLVTGYRGYTR